The following are encoded together in the Bos mutus isolate GX-2022 chromosome 3, NWIPB_WYAK_1.1, whole genome shotgun sequence genome:
- the CFAP144 gene encoding cilia- and flagella-associated protein 144 isoform X3 translates to MAGHQKEKAISDEVHQNQILRELYLKELRTQKLYTQYHVNPLRKVHTIARKPMSWHDNLEEPADARFLNLIHHAAQGPRKKYPETQTEGQEIGWDSEPLVNPQRDDRRLNHFRVYKDITLYKAKMWSLGEDDRHK, encoded by the exons ATGGCTGGACACCAGAAGGAGAAAGCGATCTCAGATGAGGTCCACCAGAACCAGATCCTGCGGGAACTGTACCTCAAAGAGCTACGAACCCAGAAACTCTACACGCAGTATCACGTGAATCCACTCCGCAAGG TTCACACAATCGCCAGAAAGCCCATGTCTTGGCATGATAACCTGGAAGAACCTGCAGATG CCAGGTTTCTAAATCTTATCCACCACGCTGCCCAGGGACCCAGAAAGAAATACCCAGAGACACAGACTGAAGGTCAAGAGATTGGATGGGATTCTGAGCCTTTG GTCAACCCGCAACGTGACGACCGCAGGCTGAACCACTTCAGGGTCTACAAAGACATCACTCTGTACAAGGCTAAAATGTGGAGCTTGGGAGAAGACGATCGCCACAAGTAG
- the CFAP144 gene encoding cilia- and flagella-associated protein 144 isoform X1 yields MAGHQKEKAISDEVHQNQILRELYLKELRTQKLYTQYHFTQSPESPCLGMITWKNLQMTCREEHKKNPVPILRSLSNLLCFPRNAPRARFLNLIHHAAQGPRKKYPETQTEGQEIGWDSEPLVNPQRDDRRLNHFRVYKDITLYKAKMWSLGEDDRHK; encoded by the exons ATGGCTGGACACCAGAAGGAGAAAGCGATCTCAGATGAGGTCCACCAGAACCAGATCCTGCGGGAACTGTACCTCAAAGAGCTACGAACCCAGAAACTCTACACGCAGTATCAC TTCACACAATCGCCAGAAAGCCCATGTCTTGGCATGATAACCTGGAAGAACCTGCAGATG ACGTGCAGAGAGGAACATAAGAAAAACCCTGTCCCTATTTTGAGGTCCCTGTCAAATTTGCTGTGTTTTCCAAGAAATGCTCCGAGAG CCAGGTTTCTAAATCTTATCCACCACGCTGCCCAGGGACCCAGAAAGAAATACCCAGAGACACAGACTGAAGGTCAAGAGATTGGATGGGATTCTGAGCCTTTG GTCAACCCGCAACGTGACGACCGCAGGCTGAACCACTTCAGGGTCTACAAAGACATCACTCTGTACAAGGCTAAAATGTGGAGCTTGGGAGAAGACGATCGCCACAAGTAG
- the CFAP144 gene encoding cilia- and flagella-associated protein 144 isoform X5, with product MITWKNLQMTCREEHKKNPVPILRSLSNLLCFPRNAPRARFLNLIHHAAQGPRKKYPETQTEGQEIGWDSEPLVNPQRDDRRLNHFRVYKDITLYKAKMWSLGEDDRHK from the exons ATGATAACCTGGAAGAACCTGCAGATG ACGTGCAGAGAGGAACATAAGAAAAACCCTGTCCCTATTTTGAGGTCCCTGTCAAATTTGCTGTGTTTTCCAAGAAATGCTCCGAGAG CCAGGTTTCTAAATCTTATCCACCACGCTGCCCAGGGACCCAGAAAGAAATACCCAGAGACACAGACTGAAGGTCAAGAGATTGGATGGGATTCTGAGCCTTTG GTCAACCCGCAACGTGACGACCGCAGGCTGAACCACTTCAGGGTCTACAAAGACATCACTCTGTACAAGGCTAAAATGTGGAGCTTGGGAGAAGACGATCGCCACAAGTAG
- the CFAP144 gene encoding cilia- and flagella-associated protein 144 isoform X4 — MAGHQKEKAISDEVHQNQILRELYLKELRTQKLYTQYHVNPLRKVHTIARKPMSWHDNLEEPADARFLNLIHHAAQGPRKKYPETQTEGQEIGWDSEPLGLARKSTRGHTSGDWDLSQVQVPTRQGLPPSPQASF; from the exons ATGGCTGGACACCAGAAGGAGAAAGCGATCTCAGATGAGGTCCACCAGAACCAGATCCTGCGGGAACTGTACCTCAAAGAGCTACGAACCCAGAAACTCTACACGCAGTATCACGTGAATCCACTCCGCAAGG TTCACACAATCGCCAGAAAGCCCATGTCTTGGCATGATAACCTGGAAGAACCTGCAGATG CCAGGTTTCTAAATCTTATCCACCACGCTGCCCAGGGACCCAGAAAGAAATACCCAGAGACACAGACTGAAGGTCAAGAGATTGGATGGGATTCTGAGCCTTTG GGTTTAGCAAGAAAAAGCACCAGGGGCCACACATCAGGAGACTGGGACCTGAGTCAAGTCCAGGTCCCTACAAGACAAGGTCTTCCCCCTTCCCCACAGGCTTCTTTCTGA
- the CFAP144 gene encoding cilia- and flagella-associated protein 144 isoform X2: MAGHQKEKAISDEVHQNQILRELYLKELRTQKLYTQYHFTQSPESPCLGMITWKNLQMTCREEHKKNPVPILRSLSNLLCFPRNAPRARFLNLIHHAAQGPRKKYPETQTEGQEIGWDSEPLGLARKSTRGHTSGDWDLSQVQVPTRQGLPPSPQASF, encoded by the exons ATGGCTGGACACCAGAAGGAGAAAGCGATCTCAGATGAGGTCCACCAGAACCAGATCCTGCGGGAACTGTACCTCAAAGAGCTACGAACCCAGAAACTCTACACGCAGTATCAC TTCACACAATCGCCAGAAAGCCCATGTCTTGGCATGATAACCTGGAAGAACCTGCAGATG ACGTGCAGAGAGGAACATAAGAAAAACCCTGTCCCTATTTTGAGGTCCCTGTCAAATTTGCTGTGTTTTCCAAGAAATGCTCCGAGAG CCAGGTTTCTAAATCTTATCCACCACGCTGCCCAGGGACCCAGAAAGAAATACCCAGAGACACAGACTGAAGGTCAAGAGATTGGATGGGATTCTGAGCCTTTG GGTTTAGCAAGAAAAAGCACCAGGGGCCACACATCAGGAGACTGGGACCTGAGTCAAGTCCAGGTCCCTACAAGACAAGGTCTTCCCCCTTCCCCACAGGCTTCTTTCTGA